In Xiphias gladius isolate SHS-SW01 ecotype Sanya breed wild chromosome 6, ASM1685928v1, whole genome shotgun sequence, a single genomic region encodes these proteins:
- the ell gene encoding RNA polymerase II elongation factor ELL, translated as MAALKEEQCYGLSCGRVSNGSNVSVFHVKLTDSALRAFEGYQSSKVLSSRPLIRFNGNQGKISIPRSENSSELQTFTFYLSNVGRDNPQGSFDCIQQYITSEGSIQLDCLGGIQDKITVCATDDSYQKARESMAQVEEETRSRSAIVIKPGGRYVGKKVQIRKPAPGLSDIAPLRRTSRPVIISSSTLKKGTTQHRPLRERLIHLLALKPYKKPELILRLQKDGLSQLDKDSLDSHLQQVANLNGRDNTFTLKDFLYKEIQKDWPGYTEGDQQLLKRILFRKQCQAQNSSAPPPESPPKELASSSPSQKRPAADFIDPLVNKKPRISHLASKAATATVNGKLTSSNGRGEAGGTQAEVVSVSDGSMTSSSQQLPVLDIPRPFEALSDVSNDSNHNGRDCDSQETAVSERLSQPPSLSSVSTVLTAPSIGTSSLGHSVLEGPRDKSLSSFNSKSRKKSKKHKDKEKSKDRERAKDKEQEKEKERKSREERVPEPNRACGMSPGNLKSNSIPHKSTDLNGMCNTTSIPSSSPEVADYLLKYTVIGSPEQRQRYKNDFNAEYSEYRGLHARIEGITRQFTVLDNELKQLQQGTDKYKTIHNQILQEYHKIKKTNPNYSQEKNRCEYLHNKLAHIKRLIAEYDQQQL; from the exons GTCCTGTCATCCCGACCATTGATCAGATTTAATGGAAACCAAGGG AAAATTTCAATACCACGGTCAGAAAATTCCAGTGAACTGCAAACATTTACTTTCTACCTGTCAAATGTGGGCAGAGATAACCCCCAGGGCAGCTTTGACTGCATCCAGCAGTACATCACCAG TGAAGGGAGCATTCAGCTGGATTGTTTGGGTGGGATCCAGGACAAGATTACAGTATGTGCCACAGATGACTCCTACCAGAAGGCCAGGGAAAGCATGGCCCAGGTTGAGGAGGAGACTCGCAGTAGGAGTGCCATCGTCATCAAGCCTGGGGGAAGATACGTAG GCAAGAAGGTTCAGATACGAAAACCAGCACCTGGCCTCTCAGACATCGCCCCGTTACGGAGAACATCTCGGCCTGTCATCATCTCTAGCAGTACTCTAAAGAAAGGCACGACTCAGCACAGGCCGCTCCGAGAGCGCCTCATACACCTGCTGGCCCTCAAGCCTTACAAGAAGCCTGAGCTGATCCTGAGGTTGCAGAAAGATGGCCTCTCGCAATTAGACAAAGACTCCCTGGACAGCCACCTGCAACAg GTGGCAAACCTGAATGGGAGAGACAACACCTTCACATTGAAGGACTTTTTGTACAAGGAAATTCAGAAGGACTGGCCGGGCTACACAGAAGGAGACCAGCAACTTCTCAAGAGAATCTTGTTTAG GAAACAGTGCCAGGCCCAGAACAGCTCTGCCCCTCCACCGGAGAGCCCACCCAAAGAGCTGGCCAGCAGCTCACCCTCTCAG AAACGGCCTGCTGCTGACTTCATTGACCCTCTTGTCAACAAAAAGCCCAGGATATCACACCTTGCCAGCAAGGCTGCAACAGCCACAGTTAATGGCAAGCTCACCTCCTCCAacgggagaggagaggcaggagGAACGCAGGCAGAAGTGGTTTCTGTGTCAGACGGCAGCATGACATCCAGCTCTCAGCAGCTCCCTGTGCTGGACATCCCTCGTCCTTTCGAAGCGCTGTCAGACGTCAGCAATGACTCCAACCACAATGGGAGAGATTGTGACTCTCAGGAAACAGCAGTATCCGAGAGGCTCAGCCAACCCCCTTCGCTCTCCTCTGTGTCAACGGTGCTCACTGCGCCCAGCATTGGCACATCATCTCTTGGACACTCAGTCCTGGAAGGCCCTCGGGACAAGAGTCTTTCATCCTTCAACAGCAAGTCCAGGAAGAAGTCAAAAAAGCATAAAGACAAGGAAAAGAgcaaagacagggagagggcGAAAGATAAGGagcaagaaaaggagaaggagaggaagagtcGTGAGGAACGTGTGCCTGAGCCTAATAGAGCCTGCGGGATGAGCCCAGGAAACCTTAAAAGCAACAGTATTCCACACAAAAGCACAG ATCTGAATGGAATGTGCAACACTACCAGTATTCCTTCATCATCACCTGAGGTGGCAGACTATTTATT gaaGTACACAGTAATCGGCTCTCCGGAGCAGCGTCAGAGgtataaaaatgatttcaacGCTGAGTATAGTGAGTACCGGGGTCTGCATGCTCGGATAGAGGGCATCACCCGGCAGTTCACTGTGCTTGACAATGAGCTTAAACAACTCCAACAAGGCACAGACAAGTACAAG ACGATCCACAATCAGATACTTCAAgaatatcataaaataaaaaag ACTAACCCAAACTATAGCCAAGAGAAGAACCGCTGTGAATATCTACACAACAAACTGGCACATATAAAGAGACTTATTGCAGAGTACGATCAACAGCAACTTTAA